The Dermochelys coriacea isolate rDerCor1 chromosome 7, rDerCor1.pri.v4, whole genome shotgun sequence genome window below encodes:
- the GLRX3 gene encoding glutaredoxin-3 isoform X2, translated as MAALAEVGSAGHFRELLQQKGKSLVVVHFWAPWAPQCIQMNDVMAELAKEHSQVTFVKLEAEAVPEVSEKYEISSVPTFLFFKNSQKIDRLDGAHAPELTKKVQRHASSSTISAGPNDNAKEDLNLRLKKLTNAAPCMVFIKGSPQEPRCGFSRQMVEILNKHNILFSSFDIFSDEEVRQGLKTYSNWPTYPQLYVAGELIGGLDIVKELEASGELDTICPKTHKLEDKLKVLTNKASVMLFMKGNKQMAKCGFSKQIIEILNSTGVDFETFDILEDEEVRQGLKTYSNWPTYPQLYVKGELVGGLDIVKELKENGELLSILKGDN; from the exons ATGGCTGCGCTGGCCGAGGTGGGCTCTGCCGggcacttccgggagctgctgcagcagaagGGCAA GTCTCTTGTAGTTGTCCATTTTTGGGCACCATGGGCTCCTCAGTGCATTCAAATGAACGATGTCATGGCTGAGTTAGCTAAGGAACACTCACAAGTTACGTTTGTGAAG ctggaagctgaagctgtgCCTGAAGTATCTGAAAAATATGAAATTAGTTCTGTTCCAACATTCTTGTTTTTTAAG AATTCTCAGAAAATTGACAGATTAGATGGTGCCCATGCCCCAGAGCTTACCAAAAAAGTCCAGCGCCATGCATCTAGCAGTACTATTTCAGCTGGCCCTAATGATAATGCAAAAGAGGACCTCAACTTACGTCTAAAGAAATTGACCAATGCTGCACCCTGCATGGTGTTTATAAAAGGATCTCCCCAGGAGCCTCGTTGTG GTTTCAGCAGACAAATGGTGGAGATTCTTAACAAACATAACATTCTGTTTAGCAGTTTCGATATATTTTCTGATGAAGAAGTACGTCAAGGGCTGAAAACATACTCTAATTGGCCTACTTATCCACAGTTATATGTAGCTGGAGAGCTTATAGGTGGACTGGATATTGTTAAG GAACTGGAGGCTTCTggagaactggacacaatttgTCCCAAGACACACAAATTGGAAGACAA acTTAAAGTTCTGACAAACAAAGCTTCTGTGATGCTGTTTATGAAAGGAAACAAGCAG ATGGCAAAATGTGGATTCAGCAAGCAAATTATAGAAATCCTAAACAGCACTGG TGTTGATTTTGAGACATTTGACATATTAGAGGACGAAGAG GTGCGGCAAGGATTAAAAACATATTCAAACTGGCCAACATACCCTCAGTTGTACGTGAAAGGTGAACTTGTTGGAGGGCTGGATATTGTTAAG GAACTGAAGGAAAATGGTGAATTGTTATCTATTCTGAAGGGAGACAATTAA
- the GLRX3 gene encoding glutaredoxin-3 isoform X1 codes for MRTGSVRACVRGGGLLVEHARRQRGFAVREGGALRRPGCTCPSWPRRRRQTSSSHGCAGRGGLCRALPGAAAAEGSLVVVHFWAPWAPQCIQMNDVMAELAKEHSQVTFVKLEAEAVPEVSEKYEISSVPTFLFFKNSQKIDRLDGAHAPELTKKVQRHASSSTISAGPNDNAKEDLNLRLKKLTNAAPCMVFIKGSPQEPRCGFSRQMVEILNKHNILFSSFDIFSDEEVRQGLKTYSNWPTYPQLYVAGELIGGLDIVKELEASGELDTICPKTHKLEDKLKVLTNKASVMLFMKGNKQMAKCGFSKQIIEILNSTGVDFETFDILEDEEVRQGLKTYSNWPTYPQLYVKGELVGGLDIVKELKENGELLSILKGDN; via the exons ATGCGCACAGGaagtgtgcgtgcgtgcgtgcgtgggGGGGGCCTCCTCGTCGAGCATGCGCGGAGGCAGAGAGGGTTCGCTGTGAGGGAGGGCGGAGCGCTCCGCCGACCGGGTTGCACGTGCCCCTCCTGGCCGCGGCGCCGGCGACAGACTAGCTCTAGCCATGGCTGCGCTGGCCGAGGTGGGCTCTGCCGggcacttccgggagctgctgcagcagaagG GTCTCTTGTAGTTGTCCATTTTTGGGCACCATGGGCTCCTCAGTGCATTCAAATGAACGATGTCATGGCTGAGTTAGCTAAGGAACACTCACAAGTTACGTTTGTGAAG ctggaagctgaagctgtgCCTGAAGTATCTGAAAAATATGAAATTAGTTCTGTTCCAACATTCTTGTTTTTTAAG AATTCTCAGAAAATTGACAGATTAGATGGTGCCCATGCCCCAGAGCTTACCAAAAAAGTCCAGCGCCATGCATCTAGCAGTACTATTTCAGCTGGCCCTAATGATAATGCAAAAGAGGACCTCAACTTACGTCTAAAGAAATTGACCAATGCTGCACCCTGCATGGTGTTTATAAAAGGATCTCCCCAGGAGCCTCGTTGTG GTTTCAGCAGACAAATGGTGGAGATTCTTAACAAACATAACATTCTGTTTAGCAGTTTCGATATATTTTCTGATGAAGAAGTACGTCAAGGGCTGAAAACATACTCTAATTGGCCTACTTATCCACAGTTATATGTAGCTGGAGAGCTTATAGGTGGACTGGATATTGTTAAG GAACTGGAGGCTTCTggagaactggacacaatttgTCCCAAGACACACAAATTGGAAGACAA acTTAAAGTTCTGACAAACAAAGCTTCTGTGATGCTGTTTATGAAAGGAAACAAGCAG ATGGCAAAATGTGGATTCAGCAAGCAAATTATAGAAATCCTAAACAGCACTGG TGTTGATTTTGAGACATTTGACATATTAGAGGACGAAGAG GTGCGGCAAGGATTAAAAACATATTCAAACTGGCCAACATACCCTCAGTTGTACGTGAAAGGTGAACTTGTTGGAGGGCTGGATATTGTTAAG GAACTGAAGGAAAATGGTGAATTGTTATCTATTCTGAAGGGAGACAATTAA